A genomic stretch from Alloyangia pacifica includes:
- a CDS encoding YitT family protein, with the protein MKLKSPISLYDAQGIAFGILMASLSVVFLKAAGLITGQTAGASVLLSYVMPLDFGVIFLLVSLPFFWLSWKRRGKAFTLRTIAAVVGISATTPLLQAWVSFDQLPPLVAAILAGASAGAGLIALFRHNASAGGLGVLALIVEEKTGFKTGWFQMSFDAVIFLVSCVVLPLELVLYSFVGAAVLNAVIAWNFRIQQTGNTPAGAAKAA; encoded by the coding sequence ATGAAGCTCAAATCCCCGATCTCGCTCTATGATGCGCAAGGCATCGCCTTCGGCATCCTCATGGCCAGCCTCAGCGTGGTATTCCTCAAGGCTGCCGGGTTGATCACCGGCCAGACCGCCGGGGCCTCGGTGCTGCTCTCCTATGTGATGCCGCTCGATTTCGGGGTGATCTTTCTGCTGGTGAGCCTGCCGTTTTTCTGGCTTTCGTGGAAACGCCGGGGCAAGGCCTTCACCCTGCGCACCATCGCCGCGGTCGTCGGCATCTCGGCCACCACGCCGCTGTTGCAGGCTTGGGTTTCCTTCGATCAACTGCCGCCGCTCGTCGCTGCGATCCTTGCCGGGGCGAGCGCGGGCGCCGGGCTGATCGCACTCTTTCGCCACAATGCCTCTGCCGGCGGGCTGGGCGTTCTGGCGCTGATCGTCGAGGAAAAGACCGGCTTCAAAACCGGTTGGTTCCAGATGAGCTTCGACGCCGTGATCTTCCTGGTCTCGTGCGTCGTGCTGCCGCTCGAGCTGGTGCTCTACTCCTTCGTTGGTGCCGCAGTGCTGAATGCGGTGATCGCCTGGAACTTCCGGATCCAGCAGACTGGCAACACGCCCGCCGGGGCGGCCAAAGCCGCTTAA
- a CDS encoding formate/nitrite transporter family protein produces MNNLGSPSSPSFSSSETVHRPAEERSVDSASRLSARLIYEVVRRDGEEELNRPSVSLIWSGLAAGILISLSVIAQAVLLTYLPEARWTVLVESLGYSLGFIVVIYGRMQLFTENTITTVMPVVAQRSATCLRKMVRLWAIVLSANVLGAVIASGFLLLPGVLPPELSENLLAVARHGVEGSAGGNFMRAMPAGVLIAALVWVMPGARGESLVIVLAMTWLLAVAGFAHVIAGSVEAGLLVWKGALGIGSAVFDFFLPVLAGNVVGGTAIFTLVTWGQVKNEVAQADDAPDGEQS; encoded by the coding sequence ATGAATAACCTCGGCAGCCCCTCCAGCCCCAGCTTCAGCAGCAGCGAAACCGTCCACCGGCCTGCCGAGGAGCGGTCGGTCGACAGCGCGTCGCGGCTCTCGGCCCGGCTGATTTACGAGGTCGTCCGCCGCGACGGCGAGGAGGAGTTGAACCGCCCCTCGGTGTCGCTGATCTGGTCGGGGCTGGCGGCGGGAATCCTGATCAGCCTCTCGGTGATCGCCCAGGCGGTTCTTCTGACCTACCTGCCCGAGGCCCGCTGGACAGTACTGGTCGAGAGCCTGGGCTATTCGCTCGGCTTCATCGTGGTGATCTACGGACGGATGCAGCTCTTCACCGAGAACACCATCACCACCGTCATGCCCGTGGTGGCGCAGCGCTCGGCGACTTGCCTGCGCAAGATGGTCCGGCTCTGGGCGATCGTGCTCTCGGCCAACGTGCTGGGGGCGGTGATCGCCTCGGGTTTCCTGCTGCTTCCGGGGGTGCTTCCGCCAGAGTTGAGCGAGAATCTTCTGGCAGTGGCCCGCCACGGGGTGGAGGGTTCGGCGGGTGGCAACTTCATGCGCGCGATGCCCGCCGGTGTGCTGATCGCCGCGCTGGTCTGGGTGATGCCCGGCGCACGCGGCGAGTCGCTGGTGATCGTGCTGGCGATGACCTGGCTGTTGGCAGTCGCCGGCTTTGCCCATGTGATCGCCGGATCGGTCGAGGCGGGCCTGTTAGTCTGGAAAGGCGCGCTCGGCATCGGCAGCGCGGTCTTCGACTTTTTCCTGCCGGTTCTGGCGGGCAACGTGGTGGGCGGCACCGCGATCTTCACCCTGGTCACCTGGGGACAAGTGAAGAACGAGGTGGCCCAGGCGGATGACGCGCCGGACGGTGAGCAGAGTTAA
- the katG gene encoding catalase/peroxidase HPI produces the protein MDGNDVKPSGGCPVMHGGQTSTATSVTSWWPNALNLDILHQHDGKTKPFAPDFDYREELKSLDVEALKDDLRALMKDSQEWWPADWGSYVGMFARVAWHAAGSYRLADGRGGAGTGNQRFAPLNSWPDNVNTDKGRRLLWPIKKKYGNKISWADLMILSGTIAYEVAGLKTFGFAFGREDIWHPEKDVYWGAEKEWLAPSDGRYGDLADPATMENPLAAVQMGLIYVNPEGVNGQPDPMRTAAMVRETFARMAMNDEETAALTAGGHTIGKAHGNGDAANLSEDPEAADVTAQGMGWMNTKGRGIGRDTMVSGIEGAWTSNPTQWDMGWFELLFGYEWELKKSPAGAWQWMPVDIREEDMPADVEDPSIKCMPIMTDADMAMKVDPIYNAICQKFMADPEYFADTFARAWFKLTHRDMGPKVRYIGPDVPAEDLIWQDPVPAGTTGYDIGGLKAKIAASGLSVSDLVSTAWDSARTFRGSDMRGGANGARIRLAPQKDWEGNEPDRLARVLSALEPLATAAGASLADTIVLAGNVGVELAAKAAGHDISVPFAPGRGDATDEMTDAGSFDPLEPLADGFRNWKKTDYAVSSEEMLLDRAQLLGLTANEMTVLLGGMRAMDTNHGGSKHGVFTARPGALTTDYFVNLTDMAYSWVPAGKDLYEIRDRKTGEIKWTATRVDLVFGSNSILRAYAEIYAQDDGTETFLAAFVNAWTKVMNADRFDLK, from the coding sequence ATGGACGGAAATGATGTGAAACCCTCGGGCGGATGCCCGGTGATGCACGGCGGTCAAACCTCGACCGCCACCTCGGTGACCAGCTGGTGGCCGAACGCACTGAACCTCGACATCCTGCACCAGCACGATGGCAAGACGAAGCCCTTCGCCCCGGACTTCGACTACCGTGAAGAGCTGAAATCGCTCGACGTGGAGGCGCTGAAGGACGACCTGCGCGCCCTGATGAAGGACAGCCAGGAGTGGTGGCCCGCCGACTGGGGCTCCTACGTCGGCATGTTCGCCCGCGTCGCCTGGCACGCCGCTGGGTCTTACCGCCTCGCCGACGGCCGTGGCGGGGCTGGCACCGGCAACCAGCGCTTCGCGCCGCTGAACAGCTGGCCCGACAACGTCAATACTGACAAGGGCCGCCGCCTGCTGTGGCCGATCAAGAAGAAGTACGGCAACAAGATTTCCTGGGCCGACCTGATGATCCTCTCGGGGACCATCGCCTATGAGGTCGCCGGCCTGAAGACCTTCGGCTTCGCCTTTGGCCGCGAGGACATCTGGCACCCGGAAAAGGACGTCTACTGGGGCGCCGAGAAGGAATGGCTCGCGCCGTCAGATGGCCGCTACGGCGACCTGGCAGATCCGGCGACCATGGAGAACCCGCTCGCCGCGGTGCAAATGGGTCTGATCTACGTGAACCCCGAAGGGGTGAACGGCCAGCCCGACCCGATGCGCACCGCCGCGATGGTCCGCGAGACCTTTGCCCGCATGGCGATGAACGATGAGGAAACCGCGGCGCTGACCGCCGGTGGCCACACCATCGGCAAGGCGCATGGCAATGGCGATGCGGCGAACCTCTCCGAGGATCCCGAAGCCGCCGATGTGACCGCGCAGGGCATGGGCTGGATGAACACCAAGGGCCGTGGCATCGGCCGCGACACGATGGTGTCGGGCATCGAGGGCGCTTGGACCTCCAATCCCACCCAGTGGGACATGGGCTGGTTCGAACTGCTCTTCGGCTACGAGTGGGAACTGAAGAAATCCCCCGCCGGAGCCTGGCAGTGGATGCCCGTCGACATCCGCGAGGAAGACATGCCTGCCGACGTCGAGGATCCCTCGATCAAGTGCATGCCGATCATGACCGATGCCGACATGGCGATGAAGGTCGACCCGATCTACAATGCGATCTGCCAGAAGTTCATGGCCGATCCGGAGTATTTCGCTGACACCTTCGCCCGCGCCTGGTTCAAGCTGACCCACCGCGACATGGGTCCGAAGGTCCGCTACATCGGCCCCGACGTGCCCGCCGAGGATCTCATCTGGCAGGACCCTGTCCCCGCGGGGACAACCGGCTACGACATCGGTGGTCTCAAGGCGAAGATCGCGGCCTCGGGCCTGAGCGTGTCGGACCTCGTGTCAACCGCCTGGGACAGCGCCCGGACCTTCCGCGGCTCGGACATGCGCGGCGGCGCCAATGGCGCGCGCATCCGTCTTGCCCCACAGAAGGACTGGGAGGGCAACGAGCCCGACCGCCTGGCCCGTGTGCTGTCGGCGCTCGAACCGCTGGCGACGGCCGCCGGGGCAAGCCTCGCGGACACCATCGTGCTGGCTGGCAACGTCGGTGTGGAACTCGCCGCCAAGGCCGCGGGCCACGACATCTCGGTGCCCTTTGCACCCGGGCGCGGTGACGCCACCGACGAGATGACCGACGCAGGCAGCTTCGATCCGCTCGAGCCACTGGCCGACGGCTTCCGCAACTGGAAGAAGACGGACTACGCGGTCTCGTCGGAAGAGATGCTGCTCGACCGGGCACAGCTGCTGGGGCTCACGGCGAACGAGATGACCGTTCTTCTGGGCGGCATGCGGGCCATGGACACCAACCACGGCGGCAGCAAGCACGGCGTCTTCACGGCCCGCCCCGGCGCGCTGACCACGGACTACTTCGTCAACTTGACGGACATGGCCTATAGCTGGGTTCCGGCGGGCAAGGACCTCTACGAGATCCGCGATCGCAAGACCGGAGAAATCAAATGGACCGCGACCCGCGTCGACCTGGTGTTCGGCTCGAACTCGATCCTGCGCGCCTACGCCGAGATCTACGCCCAGGACGATGGCACCGAGACCTTCCTGGCGGCTTTCGTGAATGCCTGGACCAAGGTGATGAACGCCGATCGCTTCGACCTGAAGTGA
- a CDS encoding adenine deaminase codes for MTFPSDLNDPALRARAVQAARGEAPFDLLIEGGTVLDMITGRARKADVGITGPLIASVHAPDPARRAKARIGARGMTLVPGFIDSHMHVESSMITAAEYAAAVVPRGVTTALWDPHELANVSGEAGIGYACEAAKDLPLRLLPLVPTCVPSAPGFEASGGDFTPETVARWLARGDTHGAAELMTMRPLLEGDARVAGIVQAGLDAGKRVCGHARGLTGGDLAGFAAAGVETDHELTGAADLMAKLEAGFTIELRGSHEHLLPEFAEALTGLGELPQTVTLCTDDIFPDDLLRKGGLDGVIRLLIDCGLPPLWAYRAATLNAASRIGRPDLGLVAPGRRADLVLLSDIEAVRAEGVVANGQLVAEAGRLTARPEPAPVPAALRETMRLAPVAAGDFEVPARGPHARIATLSKPRFPVWGERRVAVEDGRLVLPEDMIRMGIVNRHGAGTPMRVAFLENWGDWRCAFATTVSHDSHNLTVFGRRPEDMAAAANALRHCGGGVAVASRGKVLHCLPLPIAGLISDAKLAQVAESFAALRATLDGLVGWQPPYLVFKALFGASLVCNPGPRLSDMGLVDPFEGRLLESCVLEDGLA; via the coding sequence ATGACCTTTCCGAGCGATCTCAATGACCCCGCGCTGCGCGCCCGCGCGGTGCAGGCCGCGCGCGGCGAGGCGCCGTTCGACCTGCTGATCGAAGGCGGCACCGTGCTCGACATGATCACCGGGCGCGCGCGCAAGGCCGATGTCGGCATCACCGGCCCGCTCATCGCCAGCGTACACGCACCCGACCCTGCGCGCAGGGCAAAAGCGCGCATCGGCGCACGCGGCATGACCCTCGTGCCGGGGTTCATCGACAGCCACATGCACGTCGAAAGCTCGATGATCACCGCCGCAGAATATGCCGCCGCCGTGGTGCCGCGCGGGGTGACCACGGCGCTCTGGGATCCGCACGAGCTGGCCAATGTGTCGGGTGAGGCGGGGATTGGCTACGCCTGCGAGGCGGCAAAGGACCTGCCGTTGCGCCTCTTGCCGCTGGTGCCGACCTGCGTGCCCTCGGCGCCGGGCTTCGAGGCCTCGGGCGGGGATTTCACCCCCGAGACCGTCGCGCGCTGGCTGGCGCGCGGCGACACCCATGGCGCCGCCGAGCTGATGACCATGCGCCCGCTGCTCGAGGGCGACGCGCGCGTTGCCGGGATCGTGCAGGCCGGGCTCGACGCGGGAAAACGGGTCTGCGGCCACGCGCGGGGGCTCACCGGCGGCGATCTTGCGGGCTTTGCCGCTGCCGGGGTCGAGACCGACCACGAGCTGACCGGCGCCGCAGATCTGATGGCGAAGCTCGAGGCAGGGTTCACCATCGAGCTGCGCGGCTCGCATGAACACCTGTTGCCCGAGTTCGCCGAGGCGCTGACCGGGTTGGGCGAACTGCCGCAGACGGTGACCCTTTGCACCGACGACATCTTCCCCGACGACCTGCTGCGCAAGGGTGGGCTCGACGGGGTGATCCGACTGCTGATCGATTGCGGCCTGCCGCCGCTCTGGGCCTATCGAGCTGCCACGCTCAACGCCGCAAGCCGGATCGGACGGCCGGACCTGGGCCTTGTCGCGCCGGGCCGCCGCGCCGACCTGGTGCTGCTGTCGGACATCGAGGCGGTGCGCGCCGAGGGAGTTGTCGCGAATGGTCAGCTCGTGGCAGAAGCCGGACGGCTGACCGCCCGACCCGAGCCCGCGCCGGTGCCGGCCGCGCTGCGCGAGACCATGCGGCTTGCGCCCGTGGCTGCCGGGGATTTCGAAGTCCCTGCGAGGGGTCCGCACGCCCGCATTGCGACGCTTTCGAAGCCGCGGTTCCCGGTCTGGGGCGAGCGCAGGGTCGCGGTCGAGGACGGCCGCCTGGTGCTGCCCGAGGACATGATCCGCATGGGCATCGTCAACCGTCATGGCGCCGGCACGCCGATGCGGGTCGCCTTCCTGGAAAACTGGGGCGACTGGCGCTGCGCCTTTGCCACCACGGTGTCGCACGACAGCCACAACCTGACGGTCTTCGGGCGCCGTCCCGAGGACATGGCCGCCGCGGCCAATGCACTGCGCCACTGCGGCGGCGGGGTGGCGGTGGCGTCGCGCGGCAAGGTGCTGCACTGCCTGCCGCTGCCGATTGCCGGACTGATCAGCGACGCGAAGCTGGCACAGGTCGCCGAGAGCTTCGCCGCACTGCGCGCGACGCTCGACGGGCTGGTGGGCTGGCAGCCGCCCTACCTGGTGTTCAAGGCGCTCTTCGGGGCGTCTCTGGTCTGCAACCCCGGGCCGCGGCTGAGCGACATGGGCTTGGTCGACCCCTTCGAGGGGCGGCTGCTGGAGAGCTGCGTGTTGGAAGACGGGTTGGCCTGA
- a CDS encoding nucleoside hydrolase, giving the protein MRLWVDTDYGFDDLWALLLLRRHGATVEGISLVAGNTPLPQVIANALGAAEAYGLKAPLHAGAEKALVREVETAQAILGAKGMDSRGRFLPDVDGPRPPADAIEALAGWLMQDGPRPVLALGPLTNIALLVQRFPEAAARITRLVWMGGSNGPGNHSPLAEFNALCDPEAAAIVAGAGLPLEVIDLMICRQATFGPEDMPQTDPLTADLLGGYLDIGLKRGRAGMAIYDPVAALAMVRPEAFAFERQSLTVSTMQDETYGATRFTADPEGLTRLPTAPLEDVARLCLDALTGGAA; this is encoded by the coding sequence ATGAGGCTCTGGGTCGACACAGATTACGGCTTCGACGACCTGTGGGCGCTGCTGCTCTTGCGCCGCCATGGGGCGACGGTCGAGGGTATCTCGCTTGTCGCGGGCAACACGCCGCTGCCGCAGGTCATCGCCAACGCGCTCGGCGCGGCAGAGGCTTATGGTCTCAAAGCCCCGCTGCACGCCGGGGCCGAGAAGGCGCTGGTCCGCGAGGTCGAGACCGCGCAGGCGATCCTCGGCGCGAAGGGCATGGACAGCCGGGGCCGTTTCCTGCCCGATGTGGACGGCCCGCGGCCGCCTGCCGATGCAATCGAGGCGCTGGCGGGCTGGCTGATGCAGGACGGGCCGCGCCCGGTACTGGCGCTGGGGCCGCTGACCAATATCGCGCTGCTGGTGCAGCGCTTCCCCGAGGCCGCCGCCCGCATCACCCGGCTTGTCTGGATGGGCGGCAGCAACGGGCCAGGCAACCATTCGCCGCTGGCCGAGTTCAACGCGCTCTGCGATCCCGAGGCCGCCGCCATCGTCGCCGGGGCCGGCCTGCCGCTCGAGGTGATCGACCTAATGATTTGCCGTCAGGCCACCTTTGGCCCCGAGGACATGCCGCAGACCGATCCGCTCACCGCCGATCTGCTCGGCGGCTACCTCGACATCGGTCTCAAGCGCGGGCGCGCAGGGATGGCGATCTACGATCCCGTTGCGGCGCTGGCCATGGTGCGGCCCGAGGCCTTTGCCTTTGAACGTCAGAGCCTCACCGTCTCGACAATGCAGGACGAAACCTATGGCGCCACCCGCTTCACCGCTGATCCCGAGGGGCTGACCCGCCTGCCGACAGCGCCGCTCGAAGACGTCGCGCGGCTCTGTCTGGACGCCTTGACCGGAGGCGCGGCATGA
- a CDS encoding ABC transporter ATP-binding protein, whose translation MSDAFVQLSDLTLSYGKSVAVPNLDLSIREGELIALLGPSGCGKTTTMRAIAGLLSPTGGTITIDGRDVTRVPANKRGIGLVFQSYALFPHLSAFENVAFGLRLQKLPEAEIKQRTEEGLATVGLTGFEKRKPAEMSGGQQQRVALARSLVMRPKVLLLDEPLSNLDARLRLEMRTELQRVQKETGITMVFVTHDQAEALALADRIVLMKDGKIEQLGTPSDLYARPATAFAAEFMGFENIFRVEGTEVVTDSGRLPLEARPESPILAWRPDAVTVGSGPHEGRVAACSFAGAHREYVIDSALGPIKADAAIALPEVPLGETIRFDLPLSTARGLAA comes from the coding sequence ATGTCTGACGCTTTCGTCCAACTCTCCGATCTCACCCTCAGCTACGGCAAGTCGGTCGCCGTGCCGAACCTCGATCTGTCGATCCGCGAGGGTGAGCTGATCGCGCTGCTCGGGCCCTCGGGCTGCGGCAAGACCACCACCATGCGCGCCATCGCCGGGCTGCTCTCGCCCACCGGCGGGACCATCACCATCGACGGCCGCGACGTGACCCGCGTGCCCGCCAACAAGCGCGGCATCGGGCTGGTGTTCCAGAGCTACGCGCTGTTCCCCCATCTCAGCGCCTTCGAGAACGTCGCCTTCGGGTTGCGCCTGCAAAAGTTGCCCGAGGCCGAAATCAAGCAGCGCACCGAGGAAGGGCTGGCGACCGTCGGCCTCACCGGCTTCGAGAAGCGCAAGCCCGCCGAGATGTCGGGCGGTCAGCAGCAGCGCGTGGCGCTGGCGCGCTCGCTGGTGATGCGCCCCAAGGTGCTGCTGCTCGACGAGCCGCTGTCGAACCTCGACGCCCGGCTGCGGCTCGAGATGCGCACCGAGCTGCAGCGGGTGCAGAAAGAGACCGGCATCACCATGGTCTTCGTCACGCACGATCAGGCCGAGGCCCTGGCGCTGGCCGATCGCATCGTGCTGATGAAGGACGGCAAGATCGAGCAGCTTGGCACGCCGTCGGATCTCTATGCGCGGCCCGCCACGGCCTTTGCCGCCGAGTTCATGGGGTTCGAGAACATCTTCAGGGTCGAGGGCACCGAGGTCGTGACCGACAGCGGTCGCCTGCCGCTGGAAGCCCGCCCGGAGAGCCCGATCCTTGCCTGGCGTCCGGACGCGGTGACCGTGGGCAGCGGCCCGCATGAGGGCCGCGTTGCCGCCTGCAGCTTCGCCGGGGCGCATCGCGAGTATGTCATCGACAGCGCGCTCGGCCCGATCAAGGCCGATGCCGCCATCGCGCTGCCCGAGGTGCCGCTGGGAGAGACCATCCGCTTCGACCTGCCGCTCTCGACCGCGCGGGGCCTCGCGGCATGA
- a CDS encoding ABC transporter permease: protein MRHLATWSILGLTLTFLIGPFLIIILAGASATDYLAFPPEGLTLKWYLKVFTVESFRASFALSMALAVFGTFMALLLGVPAAYALNRYDLPGAETLRTIVAAPIIVPGIIVGLALLRYMVVPTGVTVTLALFMAHTALVLPYAVRVVSSSMHNLRADMEEAAVLLGCSRLQAFTKVVLPNIRGGVLAAFILGFVTSFNQVPVSLFLSGPGVRTLPIDMLAYMEITFDPSVAALSALLAFMSLAIVFTAERLLGFSRYV, encoded by the coding sequence ATGCGCCATCTTGCGACCTGGTCCATCCTGGGCCTCACGCTGACCTTCCTGATCGGACCGTTCCTGATCATCATCCTCGCCGGGGCCTCGGCCACCGACTACCTGGCCTTCCCGCCCGAGGGGCTGACCCTCAAATGGTATCTCAAGGTCTTCACCGTCGAGAGCTTCCGCGCCTCCTTTGCGCTGTCGATGGCGCTGGCGGTCTTCGGCACGTTCATGGCGCTGCTGTTGGGGGTGCCCGCGGCCTATGCGCTCAACCGCTACGACCTGCCGGGCGCCGAGACGCTGCGCACCATCGTCGCGGCCCCGATCATCGTGCCGGGGATCATCGTCGGCCTTGCGCTCCTGCGCTACATGGTGGTGCCGACGGGTGTCACCGTCACGTTGGCGCTCTTCATGGCACACACTGCGCTGGTGCTGCCCTATGCGGTGCGCGTGGTCTCCTCGTCGATGCACAACCTGCGCGCCGACATGGAAGAGGCCGCCGTCCTGCTCGGCTGCTCGCGGCTGCAGGCCTTCACCAAGGTGGTACTGCCCAACATCCGGGGCGGGGTGCTTGCCGCCTTCATCCTCGGCTTCGTCACCTCCTTCAACCAGGTGCCGGTCTCGCTGTTCCTGTCGGGTCCCGGCGTCCGCACCCTGCCCATCGACATGCTCGCCTACATGGAGATCACCTTCGATCCCTCCGTGGCCGCGCTTTCGGCGCTCCTTGCCTTCATGTCGCTCGCCATCGTCTTCACCGCCGAACGCCTGCTGGGATTCTCTCGCTATGTCTGA
- a CDS encoding ABC transporter permease, translated as MFRNTREGLALALPAAIFSTLLFLVPVGILLSEAFRSGGSWSLQGYIDFFSTPLNRTVFLRTLKLGVLVAGTAAVIGYAAAFCIVNLGPKSRGKVFGMVVLPLMISPVARTYAWIVILGRTGIVNETITGLGLSDTPLRLLFTETAVFLGLLQLFLPLMIISLVSAMENIPRDVIPAARVLGASWIAVFFKVILPLTKEGLVIGGTLVFTGALTAYITPAILGGSKVLMLETLLYQRVNVSNDFVSASVIAMILIVMSFSANLLLKRIATARS; from the coding sequence ATGTTTCGCAACACGCGCGAAGGGCTGGCGCTGGCTCTTCCGGCCGCCATCTTCTCGACGCTGCTCTTCCTCGTGCCGGTGGGCATCCTGCTCTCCGAGGCCTTCCGCTCCGGCGGAAGCTGGTCGCTGCAGGGCTACATCGACTTCTTCTCGACGCCGCTCAACCGCACGGTCTTCCTGCGTACGCTGAAGCTGGGCGTTCTGGTGGCCGGGACGGCGGCGGTGATCGGCTACGCCGCAGCTTTCTGCATCGTCAACCTCGGCCCCAAGTCGCGCGGCAAGGTCTTCGGCATGGTGGTCCTGCCGCTGATGATCTCGCCCGTCGCCCGCACCTATGCGTGGATCGTCATCCTCGGCCGCACCGGCATCGTCAACGAGACGATCACCGGGCTGGGCCTGTCGGACACGCCGCTGCGCCTGCTGTTCACCGAGACCGCCGTCTTCCTCGGCCTCTTGCAGCTCTTCCTGCCGCTGATGATCATCTCGCTGGTGTCGGCCATGGAGAACATCCCGCGCGACGTTATCCCCGCTGCCCGGGTGCTTGGCGCAAGCTGGATCGCCGTCTTCTTCAAGGTGATCCTGCCGCTAACCAAGGAAGGGCTCGTCATCGGCGGCACGCTGGTCTTCACCGGCGCGCTCACCGCCTACATTACCCCGGCGATCCTTGGCGGCTCGAAGGTGCTGATGCTGGAAACGCTGCTCTACCAGCGGGTCAACGTGTCGAATGATTTCGTCTCGGCCAGCGTCATCGCCATGATCCTCATCGTCATGTCCTTCTCGGCGAACCTGCTGCTGAAGCGCATCGCCACCGCCCGGAGCTGA
- a CDS encoding ABC transporter substrate-binding protein → MKTTLSLLALASAFGTAAHAGDKTLTISVYSFAQDEYKEALYDPFEAICGCDLVVETGNSVERMAKIEANAADPVIDMAVISTQDALALARKDLIQPLDSAKLSNFDKLYDSAKDPIGDHMAVGYTFYASSIVYRSDLVDIQSWGDLLGEELAGQVALPNITTTQGPLTLMMLGKAMGKEGDLAPVISEIGAHSDDIVTFFSRSSELVQLMNQQEVIAAPVGRFAWGSFKDAGLPFAWAEPEEGQAGGMNVMVMTKGNGNEDLAYQFMDYWLSTEVQTKIGEMLIDSPANKEVELSAEAAENLTYGADVIEALNIMPAAEVLDKREGWVEQWNAEVIQ, encoded by the coding sequence ATGAAGACCACCCTATCGCTCCTCGCGCTTGCCAGCGCCTTCGGCACCGCGGCGCATGCCGGCGACAAGACCCTGACCATCTCGGTCTATTCCTTCGCCCAAGATGAATACAAAGAAGCGCTCTACGATCCCTTCGAGGCGATCTGCGGCTGCGACCTGGTCGTCGAGACCGGCAACAGCGTCGAGCGCATGGCGAAGATCGAGGCCAACGCCGCGGACCCGGTGATCGACATGGCTGTCATCTCGACGCAGGACGCCCTCGCCCTGGCCCGCAAGGATCTCATCCAGCCGCTCGACAGCGCCAAGCTGAGCAACTTCGACAAGCTCTACGACAGCGCCAAAGATCCGATCGGCGATCACATGGCGGTCGGCTACACCTTCTACGCGAGCTCCATCGTCTACCGTTCGGACCTCGTCGACATCCAGAGCTGGGGCGATTTGCTGGGCGAAGAGCTGGCCGGCCAGGTCGCGCTGCCCAACATCACCACCACCCAGGGTCCGCTCACGCTGATGATGCTGGGCAAGGCCATGGGCAAAGAGGGAGACCTCGCGCCGGTGATCTCCGAGATCGGCGCGCATTCCGACGACATCGTCACCTTCTTCTCGCGCTCGTCCGAGCTGGTGCAGCTGATGAACCAGCAGGAAGTCATCGCCGCCCCCGTGGGCCGCTTCGCCTGGGGCAGCTTCAAGGACGCGGGTCTGCCCTTTGCCTGGGCCGAACCCGAAGAGGGGCAAGCTGGCGGCATGAACGTGATGGTCATGACCAAGGGCAACGGCAACGAGGATCTCGCTTACCAGTTCATGGACTACTGGCTCTCGACCGAGGTGCAGACCAAGATCGGCGAGATGCTGATCGACAGCCCGGCCAACAAGGAGGTCGAACTGAGCGCGGAAGCTGCCGAGAACCTCACCTACGGCGCCGACGTCATCGAAGCGCTGAACATCATGCCCGCCGCCGAAGTGCTCGACAAGCGCGAGGGCTGGGTCGAGCAGTGGAACGCCGAGGTGATCCAGTAA